Proteins from one Bacteroides zhangwenhongii genomic window:
- a CDS encoding ClC family H(+)/Cl(-) exchange transporter, with amino-acid sequence MFRLMKKIKDDGRWRIFKLKLIDARLYFVSIFVGLLTGLIAVPYHYLLQYFFNLRYDFFNSHPKWYWYIPLFLLMWGILVFVSWLVKKMPLITGGGIPQTRGVINGRVEYKHPLIELISKFVGGILALSTGLSLGREGPSVQIGSYVGCLVSKWGRVLAGERKQLLSAGAGAGLAAAFAAPLASSLLVIESIERFDAPKTAITTLLAGVVAGGVASWIFPINPYFQIDAIVPGMTFWSQVKLFLLLAAVISVFGKLFSITTLQVKRIYPAIKHPEYVKMLYLLFIAFMISMTEVNLTGGGEQFLLSQAMHPDMHILWIVGMMLLHLVFSIFSFSSGLPGGSFIPTLVTGGLLGQIIALIMVQQGVIAYENISYIMLICMSAFLVAVVRTPLTAIVLITEITGHLEVFYPSIVVGGLTYYFTEMLQIKPLNVTLYEDMIHSPAFKEETRYTLSVEVMSGSYLDGKIVDELRLPERCIIINVHRDKKDCAPKGQTLMPGDQVQIEMDSQDIEKLYEPLVSMANIY; translated from the coding sequence ATGTTTAGATTGATGAAAAAAATAAAAGATGACGGCCGTTGGCGAATCTTCAAACTGAAATTGATTGATGCGCGGCTTTACTTCGTCAGTATCTTTGTTGGATTGCTGACGGGGCTTATTGCTGTCCCTTATCATTATTTGCTTCAATATTTCTTCAATCTGCGTTACGACTTTTTCAACTCTCATCCCAAATGGTATTGGTATATCCCCCTTTTTCTATTGATGTGGGGCATTCTGGTATTTGTTTCCTGGCTGGTCAAGAAAATGCCTTTGATAACAGGGGGAGGTATTCCGCAGACACGAGGTGTCATTAACGGGAGGGTGGAATATAAACATCCTCTGATTGAATTGATCTCTAAATTTGTAGGTGGAATACTTGCGTTGAGTACGGGACTTTCTTTAGGGCGTGAAGGACCTTCCGTCCAGATCGGCTCCTATGTAGGCTGTTTGGTTTCCAAATGGGGCAGAGTGCTTGCCGGTGAGCGGAAACAATTACTGTCTGCGGGGGCAGGTGCCGGGTTGGCGGCTGCTTTCGCTGCGCCGTTGGCTTCATCGCTGTTGGTTATTGAGTCCATAGAGCGGTTTGACGCTCCGAAAACCGCCATTACAACTCTTTTGGCGGGGGTAGTAGCCGGTGGGGTTGCCAGTTGGATTTTTCCGATTAATCCTTATTTCCAGATAGATGCGATAGTGCCGGGCATGACGTTTTGGTCGCAAGTGAAACTGTTTCTTTTGCTGGCTGCTGTTATTTCTGTTTTCGGAAAACTGTTCTCTATAACTACTCTTCAGGTGAAACGTATTTATCCTGCCATCAAGCACCCGGAATATGTGAAAATGCTGTATCTGCTTTTCATTGCTTTCATGATTTCTATGACTGAAGTCAATCTGACTGGGGGAGGGGAACAGTTCTTGCTTTCGCAGGCTATGCATCCGGATATGCATATTCTCTGGATTGTAGGTATGATGTTATTACACTTGGTCTTTAGTATTTTTTCTTTTTCTTCGGGATTGCCGGGAGGAAGTTTCATTCCTACATTAGTGACAGGCGGACTGCTTGGGCAAATTATAGCCTTGATTATGGTTCAACAGGGAGTCATTGCCTATGAGAATATTAGTTATATCATGTTGATTTGTATGTCTGCTTTTCTGGTGGCAGTCGTCCGTACTCCTTTGACTGCTATCGTCTTGATAACGGAGATAACAGGACATCTGGAAGTATTCTATCCGTCGATTGTTGTAGGAGGATTGACTTATTATTTCACGGAAATGCTCCAGATAAAACCCCTTAATGTAACTTTATATGAAGATATGATTCATTCGCCCGCATTTAAGGAGGAAACACGCTATACCTTGTCTGTTGAGGTGATGAGCGGTTCTTATTTAGACGGGAAAATTGTAGATGAACTTCGCTTGCCGGAACGTTGCATTATCATTAATGTCCATCGGGATAAGAAAGATTGTGCGCCTAAGGGACAAACGCTAATGCCGGGCGACCAGGTTCAGATAGAAATGGATTCACAAGATATCGAGAAACTATATGAACCTTTGGTCAGCATGGCAAATATTTATTGA
- a CDS encoding outer membrane beta-barrel protein, with protein MNIGSHICFFQRRLISCYVFLLIISLAAYAQSGGKRFFGRVVDSETYQPVPFATVRLLALSDSSLLVGGATDAEGKFRLTVAAPKNKSLLLHVSFIGYTAVYREVSPVADSHKNNLGDIPLAPEVIALDETVVVGQAPMAVTEEDTTVFNASAFRTPEGSMLEDLVKQLPGGEIDADGKLLIHGKEVKKILVDGKEFFSDDPKAALKNLPVEMVEKLKAYERKSDLARLTGIDDGEEEMILDLSVKKNMKLGWMENFMGGYGSKDRYELANTLNRFRDNSQLTIIGNLNNTNNQGFSEMQKESAVSSGNLRTQKGLTTSRSLGINATYDWQRVKFRSNIQYVGTDRLEDSRTTVDNFLRQDKSITQSTGRNRLKNDNLIANVFLEWKMDSVTTLIFRPQYRTAANDRRNGSFQQGWGNDVLLNEKESSGTNHNSSYNVTMMMQLSRKLSRMGRNIALKVDYGSNASSTDRKNLSTTHYFKNNTEKVQNQKIEDEIDGYNYRVQLVYVEPLPWLHFLQFRYSYQYRANNSDHFVYNWDKDLDEFTPDYDEEASNCFENQYSNHLFNVAVRTSRKKYNYNIGADFEPQKSVSHSVLKDDPENQLERSVFNFSPTVNFRYKFSKRTRLQIVYRGKSRQPNIRDLQPVTDRTNPLNIRVGNPSLKPSYINTFTLNFNSYNMKRQRNMVATALVENTINSVTNQVTYDSETGVRTTTPLNLNGNWRALGSFSLNTPFRNRSWIFRTYSYVQYRNQNGYTTINKEAPVKSTVKHLTARQRLQLTYRTKQMEISARAELLYNNSHNNVKETRTETYDYRFGTEVQYYLPWGMELYTDLTYFQRSGYGYEGYARENLMWNCQLSKAFLKRKQLLLHFKIYDMLRQDVSMIRTITATAIRDTDYNALGSYFMVHAILRLNLMGR; from the coding sequence TTGAACATAGGCAGCCATATTTGTTTTTTTCAGCGGCGTTTGATTAGTTGTTATGTCTTCTTGCTGATTATCAGTTTGGCTGCTTATGCGCAGTCCGGTGGAAAGCGTTTCTTCGGACGTGTCGTTGATTCGGAAACCTATCAGCCGGTACCGTTTGCTACGGTCCGGCTTTTGGCTTTATCGGATAGCTCCCTGTTAGTAGGAGGGGCAACCGATGCGGAAGGTAAATTCCGATTGACCGTTGCCGCTCCCAAAAATAAGTCTTTGTTGCTTCATGTCTCTTTTATCGGATACACTGCGGTTTATCGGGAAGTATCGCCTGTAGCGGACAGTCATAAAAATAATCTGGGTGATATACCTTTAGCTCCGGAAGTAATTGCTTTGGATGAAACCGTTGTGGTAGGACAAGCGCCTATGGCGGTAACCGAAGAAGATACAACCGTCTTTAATGCGTCTGCTTTTCGTACTCCCGAAGGTTCGATGTTGGAAGATTTAGTGAAGCAACTTCCCGGTGGAGAGATAGATGCGGACGGAAAATTGTTGATTCATGGAAAAGAAGTGAAGAAGATTCTGGTAGATGGAAAAGAGTTCTTTTCCGACGATCCGAAAGCGGCATTAAAGAACCTCCCGGTGGAAATGGTGGAAAAGCTGAAAGCGTATGAACGTAAGTCTGATTTGGCACGTCTTACGGGGATTGATGACGGGGAGGAAGAAATGATTCTCGATCTGTCTGTGAAAAAGAATATGAAACTCGGTTGGATGGAGAATTTTATGGGTGGATATGGAAGCAAAGACCGTTATGAACTGGCCAATACATTGAACCGTTTTCGCGACAACTCCCAATTGACTATTATCGGAAACCTGAATAATACGAATAATCAGGGATTCTCTGAGATGCAAAAAGAATCAGCAGTCTCCAGCGGTAACCTGCGTACACAAAAAGGACTGACTACTTCCCGTTCTTTAGGTATTAACGCTACATACGATTGGCAACGCGTTAAATTTCGTTCGAATATTCAATATGTAGGTACGGACAGGCTGGAAGATAGTCGTACGACAGTCGATAACTTTCTCCGTCAAGATAAGTCGATAACGCAAAGTACGGGGCGCAACCGCCTGAAAAATGACAATCTGATCGCAAATGTGTTTTTGGAATGGAAGATGGATTCTGTTACAACCTTAATCTTTCGTCCCCAATACCGTACTGCCGCGAATGACAGACGTAACGGTAGTTTCCAGCAAGGGTGGGGGAATGATGTTTTGCTTAATGAGAAAGAGTCATCCGGAACCAATCATAATTCTTCGTACAATGTAACGATGATGATGCAACTCAGTCGTAAACTGAGTCGGATGGGGAGAAATATAGCCTTGAAAGTGGATTATGGAAGTAATGCCTCTTCAACGGACAGAAAGAATCTTTCTACCACGCATTATTTTAAGAACAATACGGAAAAAGTTCAGAATCAAAAGATAGAAGACGAAATAGACGGCTATAATTATCGGGTACAACTGGTCTATGTAGAGCCGTTACCTTGGTTGCATTTTCTTCAGTTCCGTTACAGTTATCAGTATCGGGCGAATAATTCCGATCATTTCGTTTACAATTGGGATAAGGATTTGGACGAATTTACTCCCGATTATGATGAAGAGGCAAGCAACTGTTTCGAAAATCAGTATAGCAATCACTTGTTTAATGTTGCGGTTCGCACTTCCCGAAAGAAATATAACTATAATATAGGTGCCGACTTTGAACCTCAGAAGTCTGTGAGCCATTCCGTATTGAAGGATGATCCGGAAAATCAATTGGAAAGATCTGTTTTTAATTTCTCTCCTACCGTCAATTTCCGTTATAAGTTCTCCAAGCGTACCCGTTTGCAAATAGTATATCGGGGAAAGAGTCGCCAACCCAATATACGTGATCTGCAGCCTGTGACAGATCGTACCAATCCTTTGAACATCCGGGTGGGTAATCCTTCTTTGAAACCTTCTTATATAAATACATTTACGTTGAATTTCAATTCCTACAATATGAAACGTCAACGGAATATGGTTGCCACCGCTTTGGTTGAAAACACGATTAATAGCGTAACCAATCAAGTGACGTATGATAGCGAAACGGGGGTACGGACCACGACTCCACTCAATCTGAACGGGAATTGGCGGGCTTTGGGTTCTTTCTCCCTCAACACTCCTTTCAGAAACCGAAGCTGGATATTCCGCACCTACTCATATGTGCAATACCGGAATCAGAACGGGTATACCACTATCAATAAAGAAGCTCCCGTGAAAAGTACTGTGAAACATCTTACCGCCCGTCAACGTCTGCAATTAACGTATCGGACAAAGCAGATGGAGATCAGCGCACGTGCCGAGTTGCTTTATAATAATTCGCACAACAATGTGAAAGAAACGCGTACGGAAACGTATGATTATCGTTTCGGGACGGAAGTACAATATTATCTCCCTTGGGGAATGGAATTGTATACCGATCTTACCTATTTCCAACGTTCCGGCTATGGTTACGAAGGTTATGCTCGGGAGAATCTGATGTGGAATTGTCAGTTGTCGAAAGCCTTCTTGAAGCGGAAACAATTGTTGCTCCACTTCAAGATATATGATATGCTCCGTCAGGATGTTTCAATGATACGTACCATTACCGCTACCGCTATCCGTGATACGGATTACAACGCTTTGGGTTCTTATTTTATGGTACACGCTATTCTACGCTTGAATCTGATGGGACGCTAA
- a CDS encoding RNA polymerase sigma factor, protein MINENKIRETCASNRERGFKMLMDVFQEPIYNYIRRLVVSHEDAEDVLQEVFIRVFRHLDQFRSESSLSTWIYRIATNESLRLLNDRKEEGNVASEEIQEELINKLQASDYIDYENELAVKFQEAILSLPEKQRLVFNLRYYDELEYEEIARILDSKVETLKVNYHYAKEKIKEYILNR, encoded by the coding sequence ATGATAAATGAGAATAAAATCAGAGAAACTTGTGCCTCGAATCGCGAACGGGGATTCAAGATGTTGATGGACGTTTTTCAGGAGCCGATATACAATTATATTCGTAGACTGGTTGTATCTCATGAAGATGCAGAGGACGTACTTCAAGAAGTGTTTATCCGCGTGTTCCGGCACTTAGACCAGTTCCGTAGTGAAAGTTCTTTGAGTACGTGGATTTATCGGATCGCGACAAATGAAAGTCTGCGTTTGCTGAATGACCGTAAAGAAGAAGGAAACGTTGCCTCCGAAGAGATTCAAGAGGAATTAATAAACAAGTTGCAAGCTTCTGATTACATTGATTACGAGAATGAGTTGGCAGTGAAATTTCAGGAAGCTATTTTGAGTTTACCGGAGAAACAACGTCTTGTGTTCAACTTGCGTTATTACGATGAACTCGAATACGAAGAAATAGCACGAATCTTGGATAGTAAGGTGGAAACACTTAAAGTAAACTACCATTATGCAAAAGAGAAAATAAAGGAATACATATTAAATAGATAG
- a CDS encoding DUF4250 domain-containing protein, giving the protein MELPKDPMMLFSVINMKLRDCYSSLDELCEDMDVDKEELVSQLKAAGFEYSAEHNKFW; this is encoded by the coding sequence ATGGAGTTACCTAAAGATCCGATGATGCTGTTTAGCGTTATCAATATGAAATTGCGGGATTGCTATTCTTCGCTTGATGAACTTTGTGAAGATATGGATGTAGATAAGGAAGAGCTGGTGAGTCAATTAAAAGCCGCAGGCTTTGAATATAGTGCAGAACATAATAAATTCTGGTAA